The Plasmodium yoelii strain 17X genome assembly, chromosome: 14 DNA segment TAGTAAAATTTTGAAggtaataaaaattagagcaaaaaaaatttattataatatagtttatttttcattacacaaaatacataaattagagaaataaattcatattcatttttatttatatattaaattttatcaaaaattaaaaagagaATTTTTTCCCTATTTTAATTATGTGGTATAAAATGGGGGAATAATAAATTTCTATATTcatgcatttttttaatatgagcttatgttaatattttttttttatataagaGGGCAATTCTCATTACTTTTTTTCCAActaatcaataaaaataatatatctatatatatatttcatattataacttttttttttttttaaatgataatgaaTATGTGACAAATTTGGGAAACATgataatattgtatattttttctttagctaatttatatatgtatatataaatataactaaatatatacaagTGTGGAAGTAAGGAAATTGTTTTATACAACAAAAGGAAAGCTAGCTAAAATACACacacatttatttatatttttaacctGACTggcaataataaaataaaaaaatgggcaagcaaaaaataattgatgCTAGAAAGGCATACTATGAAGGGGACATTGAAAAGTCCAAAGAAATTCATAGTCACTATCATAATCTCGATAAACATGCTGAACATCATAGTCTTGATAAAGATCATTTAAAAACTATCATATTTGGAAGTTTAGATGGAATAATTACAATTTTTGCAATTGTTTCCGGTTGTGTTGGTGCTAATATAACACCTGCACAAGTCATAATTATTGGAGTTGGTAATTTATTTGCAAATGCAATTTCTATGGGTTTTAGCGAATATACTAGTTCAACAGCTCAAATAGATTTTATGTTAGCAGAAAGACAAAGAGAAGAATGGGAAATAGAAAATTGTCCAACCGAAGAAAAACAAGAAATGAtagatatttatattaataaatataaatttgataGTAAGGATGCAAGAAATTTAGTAGAAATAACTTTTAgaaataaacatttttttttagaacaTATGATGTCAGAAGAATTAGGTCTTATATTAACTAATGAAGATAAAAGTGAAGCATTTAAAAAGGGAATTTTAATGTTTTTaagtttttgttttttcggTATGATACCTCTATTTTCCTATGTTCTttacaatttattttttagtgcAGAAAATTATACTGCTTCTTTTGCCGTTGTTTTTATATCAACTCTCATcactttatttattttgggTCTATTCAAGGTAGGTTTTTCAAGGCGCGAGTGATCGCTTCCATTTTGTTTTTGCCTCTTCATTTTTGCCTCTTCGTTTTTGCCTCTTCATTTTTGCCTCTTCATTTTTGCTTCTTCATTTTTGCctcttcattttttcttcttcattttttcttctttaccGATACAGTCTCAGTTTACCACCCAAAAGCCAATCGTGTGCGCTCTCAGTATGGTATTAAACGGGTCGATTGCTGGAATgcttccatttttatttgggGTTTTACTTAAAACAAACTCAGGcgattaaaaatataaaatggaaaattttGACTGTTAGATCGCAAAAAAGTGTACATATGTTTACATATTTACATGTTTACAATTAGATGTGCGGATAAATGCCGAACTAAATGAAAACCATcgcaaaaaataaaatgcgtttttaacattttagtTACCAaccttttttaaaattatcttaatttatatatttcagtgctttatttttcatcctaatatttttaataattttattttattaaactGTTGTCATggacatatataataattacatatttataatgtcATAAATAAGTTTATcgtgtatatattttaacgaaaataaaacaatgattatataattaactctaaacaaatttatttttctcgAAATTTTGTTCTTCTATTATTAAGGATAATTTACATTAAAAAGGagacaaaaataaatcacCCAAAAGATTgaatgtatgtatatatatttttttggaaaaaaaaaaaaaaaaaaaattatgttcattttatgagaaaatattaatacacAGTTATTGACAAGCTacttaaattaaaaaaaatatatatcaaggCAAATTGAAAACTTTGAATTTAttacaaatttataaattcttaaaaaataaaataatatcccattatttatacaaagtatgattgatatattcaaggaaattgtaaaataaataatggtgatgttgtaaattttttttttctttatagtttatgctatttttttatattatgaaaaaatacattttaataaaaggaataaatactcttttagataaaaaaatcTATTATCAGAATaaacttataaatatgttgtatatatatatattcttggtttatagtttttttatttttaattccta contains these protein-coding regions:
- a CDS encoding vacuolar iron transporter, putative, with the protein product MGKQKIIDARKAYYEGDIEKSKEIHSHYHNLDKHAEHHSLDKDHLKTIIFGSLDGIITIFAIVSGCVGANITPAQVIIIGVGNLFANAISMGFSEYTSSTAQIDFMLAERQREEWEIENCPTEEKQEMIDIYINKYKFDSKDARNLVEITFRNKHFFLEHMMSEELGLILTNEDKSEAFKKGILMFLSFCFFGMIPLFSYVLYNLFFSAENYTASFAVVFISTLITLFILGLFKSQFTTQKPIVCALSMVLNGSIAGMLPFLFGVLLKTNSGD